In Colias croceus chromosome 8, ilColCroc2.1, the genomic window GCGTTTGCGCAAAAGAGTGCTTGAGTTGCACGATGAAATAAAGCAGCAGAAGCAAAGGcacaagtaattatttttcttatttgacaacgtactttatatttagaatttcgttcaattaaaaaaagagcgtgtgtgcctagcacacatgtcagaagtgaaacttctttggtaagACTCAGATACctaaatcgtcgccttacgcTGACTGTATTGCCATGACGGGAGCTTTTATTCTCaacgcctaaagaagtttcactataaaagattattttattttcttaaatttttgaaatgaaaactTCTGCGGCGTTGAGCACCTTTTCTgtaatgggtataaaatcttaaactcgcgtcaggacacgtgacctgatcgaaaaagcgtaagacggatggaGATTAGACAGCTATCCCCTCTCTACTACGCgcgttttcacttctgccggcactcccggagtacaacccgtcttttttttaccATTACGTTAGAATTAATAGACTTAAAATTTTCACTACGATTTCCTACAACTTACATAACTATTAGGTACTAACTTGACATCTTATTCAGAGTAAACAAAACGCACTTATTCCGCATGAACATTGACTTGCGCGAAATGGAGGCGCAAGCGGAGGAGTTACGGGCCAAAATGCGTGACGTACTTACTCGTAAGCTCGGCAAGCCACGCCGAGTGGATCGCACCCTTGACGATTTGTTGCGACAAATGGCAAGGAGACACAAGTTCTCGGCAACTCTTGGCACGTTGCCACAGATTATGATGCAACTTAGGTCGTGGAGGGTAAGAAAAATGtagaaaatttattgattactagctttccaaccGCAGCTTCGCcggcgcagtcaaagaaaaacccgcaaagttcccgttcccgtgggatttccgggataaaacctatcctatttcccggggtaaaaagtagctttctcgggtatcaaaatatctatataccaaatttcattcaaattggttcagtagttagggcgtgattgagtaacagacagacagacatagtactttcgcatttataatattagtatggatgaaggCTTTGCATTGCAAACGGGATTGCAAACGGGATTGCAATTTTTCCTCCGTATTTCTGGTGTCTTCTTTgattctgtttattttaaacacaagAAAGGTCAAATACAATATGATCCTTTTGTTCTAACTTCTCAGTCGATTTAgaattataaaagtaattatagATGCCTTTattggtacctacttactactCAATAGTTAAAAGGAAtgtttggtttatttaattaggaACGTCACGGTACATTGGAGAAAAAATATCTCACTACATTGGAAAAATATTCAGATCGTCTCCGCCTTGCTGCTGCCTTGCAAGCTGATGTCTTACCACAAAAGGTATTTCCAACTTAGTATAATCAATTAAGCTATTAAGCTgatatataagtaggtaatatttaaaatgaagaCCAAAGCGAAGATAATGTAGTTGTTTAAAtgataattacaaaataaaataaatatacttacatatagaGAAATATAACTTGAATTTCTTATTGCATTCAAGCCTCAAAAGGATCCTTCGGTAATGGCGGGTGGCTACGAGCAAGAGCAATATCAACGCGATGTAGTTCGACTTCGTATTATAAGATCACAACAGGAACAACAGATTAAGGTAACATGATCTAAATAGTGAGATCCTGTAACATTTGATAATATTGTTTCTGAAATCCATATACCAAATCGCTCCGTCGCTTTGTAAAAGTTTCATACGTATTCCAAATTGTGTTTCTAtgtaatcaaaatataaatagtgtAACTTTTTAAAGTGACACATTACATACAGGCACTAcgtgaagaaattcaaagtcTTCGTCTCAAGCCGCTGTCATATCGTCCTCCGATGGAGACAGTCAGCCCGCCGCCTTCTGATCGATcacaaatatatctatttcaAGTTCCACATACATCGAGACAGCTGCGCAAGAAATACTTTCCAATGTAAATACTAGTAACTTCTTTGAAACAATTTGTTGAATTTACAAGATGAAATTCTTAGGACAACTTCTAAAACATTCATTTCTCATTCTACaacgatttattattttaaagttctGTGGTAGCTAAgtagatatataaaattagatgataataataaattatgtatcgaataaaatatttcagaacGGTGGAAAATTCCTTTACAGTAATTGTATCGTAAATTCTTACGTGGACACGTCCTACTCATAGACTTCTGAAATATTTTCCATATAATCTTCTCaatgaatacataatattatattaccatTACTTGCAGTACTCCACTAGGCTCAGTTCAACTTGTATACGATGTCAATGTGATGAAACTGCTATACGATTGCTTGGACTCTATGAGGGTAACCCGTGATGATGCTGATGAATTACTCCGGGAACTCACTGCTGAATTGGCTGATGTTATTTCTgggtaaaattttattacgctataattattataatgtttacaaTAGGTATACCCTTATCCTGGAAAGTGGAAAGTACCAGCAATGCATCCCAACCTAGGTGGTATAGTAACAATTTGTCAGACTTGAAATTGATTTATGATTGTAACgctttaattaattcttatttccCAAAGCAACTTGctctttcataatataaaaaacgtgTTGTTTGAGAAGagttaattttctttatcCAGGGCAAAATCTCGTTTCGAAGTTGTGGATAGTTTAGTGCGCAAATGGTTGTTGAAGTATGGAGGCGACCCCAGCATGTATAAGAAACAGACGAGAGCTTTCGACGCTTTAGCGGCGTTAGCTGATCGACTGATACGGCAACACGTgagacaataatattattcttaatatgattgttttatgtttttcaataatatgtgAATGATACGACTTCACTGTATTTTGAACGAATCTTAGAATAGTGTGTATTTTCCGatgatgttttataataatttagaaacatCACTTTATCTCTATGTACTTCTTACGACTAGCTTTGGTCCCGATCTTTTTTCCTAAGTggataatatgtttattttataaccagTACCAGGAAGACTCCCCGACTGAAATTGGTGTTTCGTGTATTTCTATTGGTGTTTCTAGTCATTTACATACTTGAAGTATATTTTGCTCAGGTCGAAGCCATGGAAGGCACAGATCAGCAATCTCATAAAATAATGGAATCTTTGGAAGCGGCTTTGAAAGACGTGTCGGGACTGAGAAAGCACTTACATGAGCGGCTTGGACCAGCTCTCGCTGCCTTGTTGCATACTACAGAACTTGATGATTTAGGTAAAGgcttagtaataattaattagattataaaaaaaaacagcgcaGGTATTCCTTACTTTGAGAGCACTTGCGGTttaaccacagaatacataatagtaggtaaacgctacagaacggacactctccgccacccgccaaaattaaacacatacctcaccccgcacgatcagcctAAAAATGGTCCGTATTTTTCTGaaaggacgatacgcaacgaagattgacaacattaatcaaattgacttaaagtaaatttattattttgtatttgtgattatcgtttttcgtagaaaatgattagatattgtgctgtttacggatgtatttcatcagaaaagcgcgaatttttttacgctagtcacaaatgtgccaaccataaagcgttaacacacacatttgcagtctctacagtgtgactgtcaaaactgaggtcaaaacgataattttgtatggagtgtccgggttGTGGTTTAACGTTaacttaattttgtttttcttttcacTAATGTTTTAGTACCTTACTTTTGACACAAATATGACTTCTACagaattaagaaataaaccatAATGTACCTTTTTCTTTAGGTACTGAAGAAACAATGACGTCGCTCGTAAATTCTCTAATTGATGAAGATAATCCTCTGTCTACTGAATCTATCGACAgcattattattactgatgtgATTGATGATATAAAAGGTACAAAATGTTCTGccttaatattatcataattataatgaaacaaaGCTGCAGGATATGTGTAcctatcttatttatttttacattacctatttattactCTATAAACTTTTGAGaacattaaacttaaaaatttaattttgcatAGACTGTGGTGTTCACCTGCCGAATGAAGATTTAGAACATGttgttaaaattgcaatagACTGTCTTAAAGCTCAATTAGTTGGAAGTGAAGAAGCGAAGCAAATAGAACGGGATGTTCAAAAAGCAATGGATGATGCGGTAagctaaataaatacttacccGCATAAACTAAAAAGTATGCAACACATACGCAATGAACAAAAAAGGACAAAgcaaagtattttatttatagcctTTATTGCCAATATTACAGGttacatttttacttaaaactaaaattaaatttatatgtggGTGCTGGCGTGTCCTTGTGACACAAAGGCCTCTTCCAACTTCTTCCACTCGCCACGTTCTTTCGCCTTCCGTAGCCATAGCGGCCCCGCCACTCTCCTTATCTCATCTGACCACCTTTTTCTTTGTCTTCCTCTTTTCCTTTTAGCATCTGCTCTGGGAGTCCATTCAGTAATGACCCTTGTCCATCGGTTTCCCTTTTCTCTGAGCATATGCCCTACCCACCTCCATTTAAGAATCCTTGTCTTTTTTACAACATCttctatttttgttatttttcttatatctaAAGCTCTTTTtctatgtttttttgtataaccTAGTATGCTCCTCTCCATAGCTCGTTGGCATGTTACCAATTTTGTgtcatgtttttttgttttagccCAAGTTTGGCAACCATAGGTGAGTATTGGCAAAATGCAGGTATTGAATAGTCTTCTTTTGATTGTGATAttgtattgtgtatttttaaatatttctttcagCGACCAGTATCTCTTCCAAGAATGGGCAACCCGTCTCTCAATTTCATGTTCCATTTGGTCGCTGAAAGCTATTATTtgacctaaataaatataagaattgACATATTCGATTAACTTATCTTCTATTTTAATTGGGGTTCGCGCTCTATTTGCTATGATTTTGGTTTTTTCATAGTTAATCGATAGTCCCACTTTTTTGCTTTCTTGTGCCAGTTGAAGAAGCATGGTTTGAAGGTTTCCAGGGTTATCTGATATGAGTATTATATCATCAGCAAATCTGAGATGATTCAGATTTGTCCCATTAATGTTTATGCCGAAGTTATCCCAGTCTAATTTTCTAAAGATTCCCTCTAATACTGAGGAAAAAAGTTTTGGTGAGAGTGGGTCTCCCTGTCTCACGCCTCGATTTATAGGGAATACTTCACCTTCGGTTTCCAATTTTACTCTACCTGTGctgtttttgtatatattctttatgatccttatgtatttattgtttattcctTGATTCTTCAAAGCTTCCCATATAGATTGGTGTTCCAGTGAATCAAATGCCTTGTTGTAGTCTACAAATGCCATGTAAAGTCGATAGTTGTATTCATGGCTTTTCTCAATCAACTGTTTCACCACATGAATATGATCCGATGTAGAGTATCCTGCTCTAAACCCTGCCTGTTCCCTCGGTTGTTCTTCGTCGAGCTTTTTAGTGATACGGTTAAGCAGTATTTTtgagaaaactttatatacgTTCGACATCAGGCTAATTGGGCGATAGTTACCTATTTCGGATCTGTCTCCTTTTTTGTGAATGAGAGTAATGGTAGTTGTTGTCCACTGTATGGGGATGAATTCAGTGTTCAGGATGGTATTGAAGAGCTTAGTCAGTCTTTTTAACGTTTCCGGTAGTGTAGCTTTCATCATTTCGTTAGTGATGTTGTCTAATCCTGGtgctttatcatttttctggGATTTTACTGCTTGTTGGACTTCGCTTTCGAGAATTTGTGGGATATCTTCTGTACAGTCTTCGAGGCTTAAGTTACAATTTAATTGGATCTCTTTGGTAGAGTATAGAGTGCGATAAAAGTCTGTAGCAATCTTGAGGACTGGTTGTCTCTTTgtgatttgtttgtttaatttgtttttcatttttggAATCCAAACCTTTTCCTCTTTTAGTTCTCGTAATTAACTCGTAGTTAAccgtaaaattaaacaagacAAAGCTGACAGAAGATTTGAACGTATAAAACACCACATATCGAAAACAGGAGGCATAAACAAGGCATTACGAGAACTAAAAGAGGAAAAGCAAAGTataaatatacacaaaaatgtgaaaaaaatacacacaGCTCTACAGAGTATatcagaaaaatattttttatattataatatgtaacgtacgtctttataaattattatatactagcttaccgcccgcggcttcgcccgctttgtctaaaacctaataaattatataccaaaatcttcttcttgaatcactagctatctattaaaaaaaccgcatcaaaatccgttgcgtacctagttttaaagttttaaacacaaagggacatagggacagagaaagcgactttgttttatactatgacGTAGTGATGTTGATATGATGAACGGAATAATATTGCGttgtgtaatataatataatgtaagttTATGTAATTACATAGACAATTAACCATACATTTGTGACCGCCTgtttggtacagtggttgacgcgtgagcgaaGCAcccctgggttcgattcccggtggagacgaagaaaaaaaaatgccggtctggcaggacacagaaggctgattaaccaacttgtccctaaagaaaatcgatcagtgaaacagatgtataatgtatCTGCCCCGTACCCAAATAGGGGTCATGAGACTTCGCTTTTTTTTAaccatacctacatttaaagttttttatcCATTTACAGAAATCTATAGCATCGACGAAAGATCCGTCGACTGGACGCAGTGATACAAAATAAGGATAATTTATGCTGAAttgatttcaatataattatatgggAGAAAGCTGAAAGCAATGACTGCTAAAATTTCATTTTCCTACTTATTGTTTTATCCATTAAGTCGTCTGcatcattaaataattcaattacttaaaaaaagttttcttaTTACCCCAAACCTTAGATCCCCAAACTGATTAAAAACCTTACTTCCGCAAGaactgtccgacagtctgtctgacagcagctTGCAAGTGTAATCTCGCTGCTGTCGGTATAGTTCCGTATATCTCGCAGCAAGCTGCAAGTATCGCCCGCACggcttttattttgtttattttaaaatagtcgATGACAAAGTCATGAATGCTCTTGTGGAAAAACTATAAAGTCAATAGGATTTTATGAGATCTTAAGATGGAATAtagtgattatttttattatgcttaattaattttataatttatctaatttacgtaagttattatttaaacaatatattatttacattagttcattagatcattttatattaattatctaatacacattataaatcaTAGTATAGcaatataacaattttatttattacaagttgatttttttttttaatataaataggtacttatatttgtttttaatgacCATCTTCCAGTTGTATTTCgcgcaataaataattatggtaAGTACCAGCCTCATGTTTCCTAGAAATCCAGTCTCGAACCCAAAttgatcttttttttttcgacagtaaattgttaatttagcTGCTACACGTGCGCATCTTGACgacattttttcacaaaataaaatagaaaaattgtgACAGTAATTCCTATCCCGTCACTTGTCAAGATCTGTATGTAAACACCTCCGCGATAAGTTGCGATAGCATGATCCGCGAGCTTCTCGCATGACATTGCAGCAATAAATTGCAGGATATGTAAACGATATTGCAAGTACCTCATGCAAGACTTCTGCGAGAattgtccgacagtctgtctgacagcaatTTGCAAGCCTACTTGCAAGTGGAAACCCGGCCttagacttgcaagttgctgtcagacagactgtcggacatttcttgcggaagttttcttgcagatGGAAACGCGGCCTTACAGTCCGTTTTACTTTGACTTTCatgaaatattgttatattctGTGGTAGCCATGTGCTAGCAATATTATTTACCTGTTATGTATGTCATGTGTTATTAATCTGTGGTATTTCCTGTATTTGGCATTTGCAGTTTGCAGTCATACAGTCATTGTCAATTTTCTTGtgcatttttctttaaatctGCACTAACtgcattatgtattttataagtttccataaaaatgtacttattttGTGTACGGAAAAGGTTATAAAGTGATTTGAATTGTAGTCCCAAAAGCATTTTTACCCTTTAATGGACAATTCACAATAATAACGTAAACTTTACTTGATCTGTGTGTTGTGCTACTTTACAAATAACTGTAAAAACGGCCAGAGTTATTCGTCGAagctaaatatatttgtaaataaacatctatttataaattcattttgggttataaatgaaaataaaatttattttcatcgaTGAGATAAGACAATAggtgaaaatataatattacggATTGCTACTATCAAAAGAATGCAATGTACGCTCCGGATCATCAAAGAAGGAAAGAAGTTAAGGATGTTATGTATCGCAGTAATTCTAGCCTTGACTTGATATACGCTGAACATCCATCAGGAAATGGTCTTCGACGTGAATACGGGAGCCACGGTTCCATTGATGTGATCGGCGGTGCAAACGAACGGTTGCCCACTATGGTGCACAACTACAGTGGTGTATCCAGTGGAGAGAAGCCGTCGAGTCTAACTCGCGTCACGGACCGTTTCTCAGAGATCTTAACTAGTGATCATGCTGATGGCCCAACGCCGCGCGCGAGTGTAAGTCCTAAGCCTCGACTTAAACTTAACAAACTATGGGGCGGAAATGCACCCCTTATATCTCGCCATTCCAATGACGATAGCTCTATTTCCAATATTGCTGAGGTTaacaaaagaaaacaatttGCACATTATGACTGCCAATCTCTTATGGCAAATTTGAGTTATGCAGCGGAAATACGCGGCGCTTTGTTGAGTCGACGGAGAAATACAACAACTGGAGCATCAGCGGCATCCCTCTTGGCCACCCGTGGTTTGCCTCCTGGTGAAGACACTGTACCAGACACTGGAGATGGCCGTTCCAATGAGTTACTTGAAAGCTGTCCATTCTTCAGGAATGAACTAGGAGGTAAgttttatacttaatatttgcattaaaaattaatttaaatttagattaGCTCGTCTAAACATTTTCCATTCAGCATTGCTacaacacaataattaaaagtagttaaatttattaatggtTGTCATtactttcatttttaaattattactttgCATGACAGTTTTTATTGCATACATAATTGTTGGAGAGCTAGTCATGCATAGAAAATGTTAATCTACGCTTATCAAGTCATTCATatctgtaatataatattaagtctattttagaaattataatcAGCAGGAAATTGTTATTGAAGATATTTTGTATAAGACAGTTTTTATCAGTTTATAAAGACAAACAACATTAGAGATTAAAAAATGTTCTAAggaaatagtatttttttatacaggtTTCTTTTCTTGTATTAGTTTTGAAATTATCTTCATCCAACTTAAGATAAAATCAATATTGGATATAACCATTTtctcatacaaaatattatgttgacataaaaaattatcatagtgtattccaatttaaaattaccacATAAAATATCACCGCTGTTACATGCCTTGTATAAAGTAaaagattttgttttaatttattaatttaataataaaacatttaaaagtatatattaCATTAAACTAATAACTATTATATGAAATTAAGTCGTGATTGTTTATtgcatattaataataagccaatttacacaatattattcaTCATACATTAAATCTTTCTTCGTCATTTAGTAgtctaataaaacaatatcaaaatcTATCTATCTTAGATAGTTCTTACATACATTACAGATTATATtgatttcaaaatcttatCAGTTTGGCTTTCAATACTTGGTTGTATCACCCAAGATAAGGGctggtaattaaaatattgaaaacagaTAAATTTGTGATGTAgacattaatataaatatgaatctaAATAAAGTATCGAAATCCtagtacaataaatataaagtaaaaaatgaaTATGCACATCCATTTGAAGTAACAGTAATATCAAAGTTGGACATCATCATATTGCATCACACCTAGACCTACAGTAGAACGCCGATTATCCGTATTAATTGGGACCAGATTCAATTCCGGTAATCAAAAATTCGGATAATAAGACATAAGAAAAATGAACTAACTATCACATGTTGAATAAACTTCGTAAAGTTTAACAAAGTTCTACAATAACTACTAAATACTCTTACTGAGGTCAATATTAGTAAGAAAAAAACCATGTCAGTTGAAATATATCTGGATGCCGACATGTTAAAACAaatcaaaataacaattatttagttttaaattttttatattgagcTTAGGAACAATTTCGGATACTTAGTGATTTgcttaacccattgagccccaagcggcctgatcggtcccagacacaatagattttctattgtgtctgtggttccggggcctgagttattaatagGCATTCGGATAATAATTGGCATTCTACTGTATTCGCATCATGGGATTACAAATGAAAAGATCCTCTATACAACTTGATactaagaaaattttaattgaattctGTCTGTATAGCAATTagttaatatgttttaaagcCTTCCCCTAAATTTTTAAAGCTTTCATCACTCCTCTTTGTATGAAGTGTTTATAATCAAGAAGTTCATTCTATCAGTGTGAAATAAAACctgttttatttgaattttaaataactaaattaaacttataggGGAAGAAGAGAGGTGTGTATCATTATGCCATCGCACTGCTCGGGGCGGAATTCCCGGTCAATATGGTGGATGGCATCGACCTCGAGCCGCATACGGATTTTCAGTGCTAGAGTTTCCTCCAGGCCACACGCATTGGCGACACGGTTGTCCATTTGCAAAGTCCGTATCCCCTCTACCCGTCGAAAGTCAAGATCTTGGTGCACTGTACTATAGGAACTATTTCTACACTCAacgtaagtattttaattcgTATTTGTTTATATACTACAACTGATAATTGTTGTACAAcagtatatttttactttttcaataatttaaaaataatgaacacaattatacattttaaatcattcaataattttagCTCATCAGAACTGGTTTGGTATGGATGAAAATCTTGGTCCTATTGCTATTTCTATCAAAAAGGAAAGAGTTGAATTACGTCGGGGAGGAGGCGATGCGTCCGCACCTGCATCCCAGCTTGCTTGGCAATATAGACTCATTATTAGAACATCTGAGTTATTAACCTTGCGAGGATCTGTCTTGGAAGATGCTTTACCTATTCTGAAACCCAGTAATAACAGTGCCACTTATAATACGAAAGAAGTTTTAGATTATGTCGCCCCTGAAATGCAGCTTAATTGTTTGAggtattcaatttaaaattacatttgttATACATATTGACTTTATCtaataatcaaaatacaatacctaaataatatttccttTCAGACTCGGTGTTACAAATACCGCTACAGAAGAACAATTGTTACGATTAGATGAACAACGTGTTACCAGACATTATAAAGTTGGTGTTATGTACTGCAAAAGTGGTCAATCCACAGAGGAAGAAATGTATAACAATCAAGAAGCTGGTCCGGCTTTTGTAGAATTTCTTCAAATGCTTGGACAAACTGTGAGATTAAAGGATTTCGACAAGTATAAAGCTGGTTTGGATAATCGCACCGACTCTACCGGGCTGTATTCTGTTTATACGACGTATCAAGGGTGCGAAATAATGTTTCATGTGTCGACAATGCTTCCATATACACCAAATAACCGGCAGCAGTTATTGAGGAAGCGGCACATAGGCAACGATATAGTTACTATTGTCTTCCAAGAGCCGGGCGCGGCACCGTTCACACCGCGCAATATACGATCTCAATTCCAACAcgtttttgttgttgttagAGTAATTGATCCATGTTCTGAGAACACGCATTATAGTATAGCCGTGAGTCGGGCTAAAGAAGTGCCTTTGTTTGGACCGCCGATTAAAGATGGCGCTGTTTACCCGAAGGGTGAAGCGTTTACTGATTTGTTACTTAGTAAGGtgagatattttatgtaactatAACCTAaacattaagaaataaatatgaataggcaaatttaatttgaatttgatattatttatcacaacccttttttattattgtttgtcattaaataaaacttttcaaCATTTTCAGATAATAAATGGTGAAAATGCAGCAATACAGTCACCTAAGTTTAGTACAATGGCAACACGGACGCGACAAGAGTACCTGAAAGATTTAGCTAAGAATTACGTCACTGCCACAACGGTGGAAACGGGTCAAAAATTTTGTAAGtcaaatcctatcctacttcctactgaatattacaaatgcgaaagtttgtgaggatgtgtgtgtgcttgttactctttcatgaaaattctactgaaccgattacaatgaaatttagcacacatatagagtgTAACTTGGATTTACACATAGGAttggttttatcccggaaatcccaagggaacgggaactatgcgggttttccttttttcgttattaattataattaatgtttcaaACTTGTTTTTCAGCAATATTTTCATCACTATTAATGAAGAGTAGCAATAATTCAAGCAGTAACAATGCATTAATCCAAAAACTAGAAGACTGTACCAATGATGTACTGGTTGGTGGTGCTCTATGTTTTCATGTAAgtcattctttatttataaatacatagatgTAATTTGTAAGTGGTATTGAGGCTGAGTCTATACTGtacaaacaatttataattattaatatggtTACCGTacatatcctactaatatgtattataaatgcgaaagtttgtgaggatgtgtgtttgttactctttcccgcaaatactactgaaccgattacaatgaaatataGCACACGTATGGATGGTAACTTggaagccgcgggcggcattctagtctataatataaaaatgaatcgcaaaatgtgttggtaagcgcataactcgagaacaactgaaccgatttcgttaattctttttttattacatttcttgaagtacgaggatggttcttatggagagaaaacgtaaaaatgtaccacgggcgaagccggggcggaccgctagtaatttataattattaatacggGTACTGGACAAACAAATTACATATAATGATTTGTACAGCTGAAGTCGtacgaataattttattttatcaattaaagtgcaaattaaaaaaaaattatgcgtttctatttgttttaaatttaaaccaaaaaattatatttaaggaGTTAAGATTTAAGATTGtcatgtaattttatttgtgtttttttttttttattattttggtatGTGAATAGTCGATTTAAAATTCGAACCATTT contains:
- the LOC123693797 gene encoding signal-induced proliferation-associated 1-like protein 1: MYAPDHQRRKEVKDVMYRSNSSLDLIYAEHPSGNGLRREYGSHGSIDVIGGANERLPTMVHNYSGVSSGEKPSSLTRVTDRFSEILTSDHADGPTPRASVSPKPRLKLNKLWGGNAPLISRHSNDDSSISNIAEVNKRKQFAHYDCQSLMANLSYAAEIRGALLSRRRNTTTGASAASLLATRGLPPGEDTVPDTGDGRSNELLESCPFFRNELGGEEERCVSLCHRTARGGIPGQYGGWHRPRAAYGFSVLEFPPGHTHWRHGCPFAKSVSPLPVESQDLGALYYRNYFYTQPHQNWFGMDENLGPIAISIKKERVELRRGGGDASAPASQLAWQYRLIIRTSELLTLRGSVLEDALPILKPSNNSATYNTKEVLDYVAPEMQLNCLRLGVTNTATEEQLLRLDEQRVTRHYKVGVMYCKSGQSTEEEMYNNQEAGPAFVEFLQMLGQTVRLKDFDKYKAGLDNRTDSTGLYSVYTTYQGCEIMFHVSTMLPYTPNNRQQLLRKRHIGNDIVTIVFQEPGAAPFTPRNIRSQFQHVFVVVRVIDPCSENTHYSIAVSRAKEVPLFGPPIKDGAVYPKGEAFTDLLLSKIINGENAAIQSPKFSTMATRTRQEYLKDLAKNYVTATTVETGQKFSIFSSLLMKSSNNSSSNNALIQKLEDCTNDVLVGGALCFHVQVQDEGSGGTLLECIMGVSADTIVFVEEHSRQIVLAVPTNTLLGWIVTGEWTRIYYHRGESVRVRNGTDVLLRRLASVAPAHAHALSEITLERGASSQLGFHVQPDGLVTAVEGGGPAARAGVRRGARLLEVCRAAVVALPHDHLVDLLKTSDPVTVTLTFATSGRCECQTYAGEAWAQQPGRRRAASPPRSDTSGYGTGGSGRSAASPGGEAVRRRSQDDSPRHSRRPRASANTSSLTEELMRLMDAELGESKSNSASASAAQSRTSSAAGGNPLPLPDASALDWAALVHTATRAMLQICEEHQYPSLDSSESPLEPLPNDSTREWNERPSNERVTPLAATSSTTKPTVEASTCGCGLAERVAALEADAVCAQRHHHQLEEEVKRLRRHNARLREESARAVWQLRHFTQWLKRTVDKQ